From a region of the Rathayibacter sp. VKM Ac-2804 genome:
- a CDS encoding NAD(P)H-quinone oxidoreductase yields MLAIRVENPGPDSRLVLGEVPTPSPGPGEVLLRVTAAGVNRADLGQRAGVYPPPAGASEILGMEVSGTVVGLGQGVTGVAEGDEVCALLSGGGYAEHVVVDAGLLLPVPEGVDLISAAALPETTATVWSNLVLVAGLRAGETVLIHGGGSGIGTTAIQIASAIGARVAVTAGSPRKLDACRALGADILIDYREQDFVERIAAETEGGVDVILDPVGGDYLARDVEVLALGGRVVFIGNQSGAQGSLDIGTLMRKRAAVHATTLRARPLEERRAIIGAVRENVWPLVADGTVRPVVDEVIPLAEAERAHERMTASGHIGKLLLTP; encoded by the coding sequence ATGCTTGCGATCCGCGTCGAGAACCCCGGCCCCGACTCCCGCCTCGTGCTCGGAGAGGTGCCCACGCCCTCCCCCGGACCGGGCGAGGTGCTGCTCCGGGTGACCGCGGCGGGCGTCAACCGCGCCGACCTCGGGCAGCGCGCCGGCGTGTACCCGCCGCCGGCCGGCGCCTCGGAGATCCTCGGCATGGAGGTGTCCGGGACCGTCGTCGGCCTCGGTCAGGGCGTGACGGGCGTCGCGGAGGGCGACGAGGTCTGCGCGCTGCTGTCCGGCGGCGGCTACGCCGAGCACGTCGTCGTCGATGCGGGACTGCTGCTGCCGGTGCCCGAGGGCGTCGACCTGATCTCGGCCGCCGCGCTGCCCGAGACGACCGCGACCGTGTGGTCCAATCTGGTCCTCGTCGCCGGGCTCCGCGCCGGCGAGACGGTGCTGATCCACGGCGGCGGCAGCGGGATCGGCACCACGGCCATCCAGATCGCCTCCGCGATCGGCGCGCGGGTCGCGGTGACGGCCGGCAGCCCGCGGAAGCTCGACGCCTGCCGTGCGCTCGGCGCGGACATCCTGATCGACTACCGCGAGCAGGACTTCGTCGAGCGGATCGCGGCCGAGACCGAGGGCGGGGTCGACGTGATCCTGGATCCGGTCGGCGGTGACTACCTCGCCCGCGACGTCGAGGTGCTCGCCCTCGGCGGCCGGGTCGTCTTCATCGGCAACCAGTCCGGCGCGCAGGGCTCCCTCGACATCGGGACGCTGATGCGCAAGCGCGCGGCGGTGCACGCCACGACCCTCCGGGCCCGGCCGCTGGAGGAGCGGCGCGCGATCATCGGCGCGGTGCGGGAGAACGTGTGGCCGCTGGTCGCGGACGGCACCGTCCGGCCGGTGGTCGACGAGGTGATCCCGCTGGCCGAGGCCGAGCGGGCGCACGAGCGGATGACCGCCTCCGGGCACATCGGCAAGCTGCTGCTCACGCCGTGA
- a CDS encoding plasmid pRiA4b ORF-3 family protein: MGKKRNQGRSGNGRSGGSGGQGGGRTAETALMVRFRSWYRSHLADVAVLHEHLDVDEAVEVLTDLFAMTRDLRPRGSFAQPDAELLEAVFDQIEADLSGEESEADLDDTLFTVAEVVEHFLDFLTDEDLWTGTDEELDECQAVLDEVLDLAGSFVEAVLDDLLEFDEVPDAEMLSAARATALVHAADVVVEHLAATDGATVSERAAREIVVEAGVSSAGSSPSDDAVRIPVSAWWDALVASAVLDADGSTASLGESAPLWRSSDAHEASVERIAYIARFVELWLVSAQEALAAADTENGAFSPRERAITTTDAVLVRIAVACQAQIHEGLVVGELVDELAADLDVSLEDALDERERMVGAAERMLDDAAELGLLLHSPEFGYVLPEGLQPVLASVVRASIVLLGARDATRLEILDEATEDTDSAYALHVSLLGTKPVVWRRLELSSESSLRDLHLALQLSLGWTDAQPHFFSVGVPDEEQAPIGSPADAEELGSDLVDEGGVALAEVLESVGDELFYVYDLEDEWRHVIRLESVSPLGAALPRCTGARGAAPLDAPGGPAAWADTVRAATDPSSADHAEALDALGLAPEATFDPASVDVDGINRSLGLLRAAV, from the coding sequence ATGGGCAAGAAGCGCAATCAGGGACGATCCGGGAACGGGCGCTCCGGCGGCTCCGGCGGCCAGGGCGGCGGCCGCACCGCCGAGACCGCGCTGATGGTGCGGTTCCGCAGCTGGTACCGGTCGCACCTCGCCGACGTCGCCGTCCTGCACGAGCACCTCGATGTCGACGAGGCCGTCGAGGTCCTCACCGACCTCTTCGCCATGACCCGCGACCTCCGCCCGCGCGGCTCGTTCGCCCAGCCCGACGCCGAGCTCCTCGAGGCCGTCTTCGACCAGATCGAAGCCGACCTCTCCGGGGAGGAGAGCGAGGCCGACCTGGACGACACCCTCTTCACCGTCGCCGAGGTCGTCGAGCACTTCCTCGACTTCCTGACGGACGAGGACCTCTGGACCGGCACCGACGAGGAGCTCGACGAGTGCCAGGCCGTGCTGGACGAGGTCCTCGACCTCGCCGGCTCCTTCGTCGAGGCCGTCCTCGACGACCTGCTCGAGTTCGACGAGGTCCCGGACGCCGAGATGCTCTCCGCCGCACGCGCCACCGCCCTCGTGCACGCGGCCGACGTCGTCGTCGAGCACCTCGCCGCCACCGACGGAGCGACCGTCTCCGAGCGCGCCGCCCGCGAGATCGTCGTCGAGGCCGGAGTCTCCTCCGCCGGCTCCTCGCCGAGCGACGACGCCGTCCGCATCCCGGTCTCGGCCTGGTGGGACGCGCTGGTCGCCTCCGCCGTGCTCGACGCCGACGGCTCCACCGCGAGCCTCGGCGAGTCCGCACCGCTCTGGCGCAGCTCCGACGCGCACGAGGCCTCGGTCGAGCGGATCGCCTACATCGCCCGCTTCGTCGAGCTCTGGCTCGTCAGCGCGCAGGAGGCGCTCGCCGCCGCCGACACCGAGAACGGCGCCTTCTCGCCGCGCGAGCGCGCGATCACCACCACCGACGCCGTGCTGGTGCGGATCGCGGTCGCCTGCCAGGCGCAGATCCACGAGGGCCTCGTCGTCGGCGAGCTGGTCGACGAGCTCGCCGCCGACCTCGACGTCTCGCTCGAGGACGCCCTGGACGAGCGCGAGCGGATGGTCGGCGCGGCCGAGCGGATGCTCGACGACGCCGCCGAGCTCGGCCTGCTGCTGCACTCGCCGGAGTTCGGCTACGTGCTGCCCGAGGGCCTGCAGCCGGTCCTCGCCTCGGTCGTCCGCGCGAGCATCGTCCTGCTCGGCGCCCGCGACGCGACCCGCCTCGAGATCCTCGACGAGGCCACCGAGGACACCGACTCCGCCTACGCCCTGCACGTCTCGCTGCTCGGCACCAAGCCGGTCGTCTGGCGCCGACTCGAGCTGTCCTCGGAGTCGTCGCTGCGCGATCTGCACCTCGCCCTGCAGCTCTCGCTCGGCTGGACCGACGCCCAGCCGCACTTCTTCAGCGTCGGCGTGCCCGACGAGGAGCAGGCGCCGATCGGCTCGCCGGCCGACGCGGAGGAGCTCGGCTCCGACCTGGTCGACGAGGGCGGCGTCGCGCTCGCGGAGGTGCTCGAGAGCGTCGGCGACGAGCTGTTCTACGTCTACGACCTCGAGGACGAGTGGCGGCACGTCATCCGCCTCGAGTCGGTGTCGCCGCTCGGCGCCGCCCTGCCGCGCTGCACCGGCGCGCGCGGCGCGGCTCCGCTCGACGCCCCCGGCGGCCCCGCGGCCTGGGCCGACACCGTCCGCGCCGCGACCGACCCGTCGTCCGCCGACCACGCGGAGGCGCTCGACGCCCTCGGGCTCGCCCCCGAGGCGACGTTCGACCCCGCGAGCGTCGACGTCGACGGCATCAACCGCTCGCTCGGCCTGCTCCGCGCGGCGGTCTGA
- a CDS encoding DUF4259 domain-containing protein: MGAWSGEPFGNDTASDWVYELDEAGDWQYVREALDAAVGPAQVDADAATLAIAAAEVVARGLGREGGPHADTITHFVQRAGRPDDELVALALAALAASDSPGSELTELWEEADPEEWREANDAVRSVLEEA; the protein is encoded by the coding sequence ATGGGTGCATGGAGTGGAGAGCCGTTCGGCAACGACACGGCGAGCGACTGGGTCTACGAGCTCGACGAGGCCGGCGACTGGCAGTACGTCCGCGAGGCGCTGGACGCCGCGGTCGGGCCGGCGCAGGTGGACGCGGATGCGGCGACCCTCGCGATCGCGGCCGCCGAGGTGGTCGCCCGCGGACTCGGCCGGGAGGGCGGTCCGCACGCCGACACGATCACGCACTTCGTGCAGCGGGCCGGGCGTCCGGACGACGAGCTCGTGGCGCTCGCCCTCGCTGCGCTGGCCGCCTCCGACTCGCCCGGCAGCGAGCTGACCGAGCTCTGGGAGGAGGCCGACCCGGAGGAGTGGCGCGAGGCCAACGACGCGGTGCGGAGCGTGCTCGAGGAGGCCTGA
- a CDS encoding alpha/beta hydrolase, with protein MPDFTTDDGVRLNWTEQGDPAGRPVVLIAGFKAPATSWKPQQGPLAEAGYRVISFDRRGHGLSERTEAGATMLRHGADVAQLLRHLDLRGAALVGGSMGGNSIWAFLAGTAGGAAGSTDESTGESAGESRVDRIVIVDQTPRMLNSDDWPYGFYDYTEANRDTLFATTIPDPGRWSVASKGPVRIARLLKALGGGERRELTGTERRLLNDHARADWRPVIARTSVPVLFVAGRESEFWPAEHAAAAASLAPRGDSLVIEKDGHAANIEQPKAFTAALLEFLAR; from the coding sequence ATGCCGGACTTCACCACGGACGACGGGGTCCGGCTGAACTGGACCGAGCAGGGCGACCCGGCCGGGCGGCCGGTGGTGCTGATCGCCGGGTTCAAGGCGCCGGCGACGAGCTGGAAGCCGCAGCAGGGGCCGCTCGCGGAGGCGGGCTACCGGGTGATCTCGTTCGACCGGCGGGGGCACGGGCTGTCCGAGCGGACGGAGGCCGGCGCGACGATGCTCCGGCACGGCGCGGATGTCGCGCAGCTGCTCCGGCACCTGGATCTGCGCGGCGCGGCGCTGGTCGGCGGGTCGATGGGCGGGAACTCGATCTGGGCGTTCCTGGCCGGCACCGCGGGAGGCGCGGCGGGAAGCACCGACGAGAGCACCGGAGAGAGCGCCGGAGAGAGCCGCGTCGACCGCATCGTGATCGTCGACCAGACACCGCGCATGCTCAACAGCGACGACTGGCCCTACGGCTTCTACGACTACACCGAGGCGAACCGCGACACCCTCTTCGCGACCACGATCCCGGATCCCGGCCGCTGGAGTGTCGCGTCCAAGGGGCCGGTGCGGATCGCGCGGCTGCTGAAGGCACTCGGCGGCGGCGAGCGCCGGGAGCTGACGGGGACCGAGCGGCGGCTGCTGAACGACCACGCGAGGGCCGACTGGCGTCCGGTGATCGCGCGGACGAGCGTGCCGGTGCTCTTCGTCGCCGGGCGCGAGAGCGAGTTCTGGCCGGCCGAGCACGCGGCGGCCGCGGCCTCGCTCGCTCCGCGGGGCGACTCCCTCGTCATCGAGAAGGACGGCCACGCGGCGAACATCGAGCAGCCGAAGGCCTTCACCGCGGCGCTGCTGGAGTTCCTGGCGCGCTGA
- a CDS encoding FAD-linked oxidase C-terminal domain-containing protein, whose protein sequence is MQTQDHKRTQDGPPAGDRVLADLRTLLGDRVLTDADVREAYRHDDAEWAPHGLPLAVVLAESAEDVAHAVRVAARAGLSVVPRGAGTGLSGGANALAGCLVVSLERMDAVLEIDADERFVVAQPGVINDALRAAVAEAGLWYPPDPASSAISTIGGNAATNAGGICCVKYGVTRDYVLGMKVVLADGSLVSLGRRTAKGVVGYDLTGLMVGSEGTLGIIVELTLRLLPLAGREQRAIVGSFGSLEDAGVAVAAISAAGIIPSALEIIDSTCLRAVDDWQHLGLPHGVDTLLLAKVDEPGEAGRTAADRVEALMAGARALSVEQATDQDEVDRLFLARRLAYPALERLGPVLTEDVCVPRRAVPEMLARIRSAAADHDVVIATIAHAGDGNLHPLIIAPEGDEAAKARAKSAFDRIVEDCLDLGGTVTGEHGVGLLKLPGAADELGPRVLGMHRSIKDALDPLGVLNPGKAFPG, encoded by the coding sequence ATGCAGACCCAGGATCACAAGCGGACCCAGGACGGGCCACCGGCCGGGGACCGCGTGCTCGCCGATCTGCGCACGCTGCTCGGCGACCGCGTCCTCACCGACGCCGACGTCCGCGAGGCCTACCGCCACGACGACGCCGAGTGGGCGCCCCACGGCCTGCCGCTCGCGGTCGTCCTCGCCGAGAGCGCGGAGGACGTGGCGCACGCCGTCCGCGTCGCCGCCCGCGCGGGTCTGAGCGTCGTCCCGCGCGGAGCCGGAACCGGCCTCTCCGGCGGGGCCAACGCGCTCGCCGGCTGCCTCGTGGTCTCGCTCGAGCGGATGGACGCCGTCCTCGAGATCGACGCGGACGAGCGCTTCGTCGTCGCCCAGCCCGGCGTGATCAACGACGCGCTGCGGGCGGCCGTCGCCGAGGCCGGACTCTGGTATCCGCCGGACCCGGCCAGCTCCGCCATCTCGACCATCGGCGGCAACGCCGCCACCAACGCCGGCGGCATCTGCTGCGTGAAGTACGGCGTCACCCGCGACTACGTCCTCGGCATGAAGGTCGTCCTCGCCGACGGCTCGCTCGTCAGCCTCGGCCGCCGCACCGCGAAGGGCGTCGTCGGCTACGACCTCACCGGCCTGATGGTCGGCTCGGAGGGCACACTCGGCATCATCGTCGAGCTGACGCTCCGCCTGCTCCCGCTCGCGGGCCGTGAGCAGCGCGCGATCGTCGGCTCCTTCGGCTCGCTCGAGGACGCCGGAGTCGCGGTCGCCGCGATCTCGGCCGCCGGCATCATCCCCTCCGCCCTCGAGATCATCGACAGCACCTGCCTGCGCGCCGTCGACGACTGGCAGCACCTCGGGCTCCCGCACGGCGTCGACACGCTGCTGCTCGCCAAGGTCGACGAGCCGGGGGAGGCGGGCCGCACCGCCGCCGACCGCGTCGAGGCGCTGATGGCCGGCGCCCGCGCGCTCTCGGTCGAGCAGGCCACCGACCAGGACGAGGTCGACCGGCTCTTCCTCGCCCGCCGCCTGGCCTACCCGGCGCTCGAGCGCCTCGGTCCGGTGCTCACCGAGGACGTCTGCGTGCCGCGCCGCGCCGTCCCCGAGATGCTCGCCCGCATCCGCTCGGCCGCCGCCGACCACGACGTCGTCATCGCGACCATCGCCCACGCCGGCGACGGCAACCTGCACCCGCTGATCATCGCGCCCGAGGGCGACGAGGCCGCGAAGGCCCGGGCGAAGAGCGCCTTCGACCGCATCGTCGAGGACTGCCTCGACCTCGGCGGCACCGTCACCGGCGAGCACGGCGTGGGGCTGCTCAAGCTGCCGGGAGCGGCCGACGAGCTCGGCCCGCGCGTGCTCGGGATGCACCGCTCGATCAAGGACGCGCTCGATCCGCTCGGCGTGCTCAACCCGGGCAAGGCGTTCCCGGGCTGA
- a CDS encoding M20/M25/M40 family metallo-hydrolase, which produces MEDPLHDNTPRQGLPERLARLIRLRTVSAELETVDEALALLRELYPLTHEHLEPERITDRGLLYRWPGRDSRADPLVLMAHLDVVPVEDPAAWTHPPFGGDIVEGAVWGRGALDDKGPLVVVLDAVENLLAAGVVPARDVLLAFGGDEEVRGASARAIAETLHERGIVPWLVLDEGSAVVEAPLPGVVGPVAMIGVGEKGLLTLRLTARSAGGHASAPPRLTAVGRLARAITRVTPSTFPARVPEALARALALLADRAPGARGALYRLLGARPQLAAPVLAALGGETAALVRTTIAPTMLRAGTADNVLAAEATAVLNLRLAPGETAAGAAERVRRRIRDREVTVEVVLGEDPSPQSPSDGAPFAALRAALAVSHPEAAVVPYVINAATDSRHLHRFAPAVYRFAPLLMTKEQRAAIHGVDERADIAALERGELFHRALITGLGA; this is translated from the coding sequence ATCGAGGACCCCCTGCACGACAACACTCCGCGTCAAGGTCTGCCTGAGCGGCTCGCGCGCCTGATCCGCCTCCGCACCGTCTCCGCCGAGCTCGAGACCGTCGACGAGGCGCTCGCGCTGCTCCGCGAGCTCTACCCCCTGACTCACGAGCATCTCGAGCCCGAGCGGATCACCGACCGCGGACTCCTCTACCGCTGGCCGGGCCGCGACTCCCGTGCGGACCCGCTGGTCCTGATGGCGCACCTGGACGTGGTGCCGGTCGAGGACCCCGCCGCCTGGACGCATCCGCCCTTCGGCGGCGACATCGTCGAGGGCGCCGTGTGGGGCCGCGGGGCCCTCGACGACAAGGGCCCGCTCGTCGTCGTGCTCGACGCGGTCGAGAACCTCCTGGCCGCCGGCGTCGTGCCGGCCCGCGACGTCCTGCTGGCCTTCGGCGGCGACGAGGAGGTGCGCGGGGCATCGGCCCGCGCGATCGCCGAGACGCTGCACGAGCGCGGGATCGTTCCCTGGCTCGTGCTCGACGAGGGCAGCGCCGTCGTCGAGGCGCCGCTGCCCGGTGTCGTCGGGCCGGTCGCGATGATCGGCGTCGGCGAGAAGGGCCTGCTCACGCTCCGGCTGACCGCGCGCTCCGCCGGCGGTCACGCCTCCGCCCCGCCGCGACTCACCGCGGTCGGCCGCCTGGCGCGGGCGATCACCCGGGTCACGCCCTCGACCTTCCCCGCCCGGGTCCCGGAGGCGCTGGCCCGCGCGCTCGCGCTCCTCGCCGACCGAGCACCCGGCGCCCGCGGCGCGCTCTACCGACTGCTCGGCGCCCGGCCGCAGCTGGCCGCGCCCGTGCTCGCGGCGCTCGGCGGCGAGACGGCGGCCCTGGTCCGCACCACGATCGCGCCGACGATGCTCCGCGCGGGGACCGCCGACAACGTGCTCGCGGCGGAGGCGACCGCCGTGCTGAACCTGCGCCTGGCCCCCGGGGAGACCGCGGCCGGGGCCGCCGAGCGCGTCCGCCGGCGGATCCGCGACCGCGAGGTGACCGTCGAGGTGGTGCTGGGGGAAGACCCGTCGCCGCAGTCGCCGAGCGACGGCGCCCCCTTCGCGGCGCTGCGGGCGGCGCTCGCCGTGTCGCACCCCGAGGCGGCGGTCGTCCCCTACGTCATCAACGCGGCGACCGACTCCCGCCACCTGCACCGCTTCGCCCCCGCGGTGTACCGCTTCGCACCGCTCCTGATGACGAAGGAGCAGCGCGCCGCGATCCACGGCGTCGACGAGCGCGCCGACATCGCGGCCCTCGAGCGCGGCGAGCTCTTCCACCGCGCCCTGATCACCGGGCTCGGCGCGTGA
- a CDS encoding APC family permease encodes MTETTNAAASAPAKGGGSLKKVITGPLLFAFIVGDTLGAGIYTLVGTMAADVGGVIWLPLLIALVIALLTAGTYAELITKYPHAGGAARYVDRAFGKPYLSFLVGFLMMASGITTAASLANAFAGDYLGALLDVPPAPTAIVFIAILTLINLRGVKESLTANLVASVIEVSGLVIVIVCAAIFFGGGNGDAARVFEFNPDVAPLQGAFAASIVAFFSFLGFEAAANMAEEVRNPSKVYPRALFGALITAAVVYLLIALGAVIVLPNEELAESTGPLLDVVAASGVAVPPWLFGLIALIAIANGALLFMVMASRVGFGLAKSGLMPSAFGRVLPNRRTPWVSIVVVGGVTMLLSLVGDVGTLAETTVLLLLLVFISANISVLVLKKDRVDHPHYSVPRVVPVLAIIASVVLLTQQTGVVWLGTAGYVVVGTLLFLATRFGKKKHAEQTAAAESEDADRS; translated from the coding sequence ATGACCGAAACGACGAACGCCGCCGCCAGTGCCCCCGCGAAGGGCGGAGGGTCGCTGAAGAAGGTCATCACCGGCCCGCTGCTCTTCGCCTTCATCGTCGGCGACACCCTCGGCGCCGGCATCTACACGCTGGTCGGCACGATGGCCGCCGACGTCGGCGGGGTGATCTGGCTGCCGCTGCTGATCGCGCTCGTCATCGCGCTGCTGACCGCCGGCACCTACGCCGAGCTGATCACCAAGTACCCGCACGCCGGCGGTGCCGCCCGATACGTGGACCGGGCGTTCGGCAAGCCGTACCTGTCGTTCCTGGTCGGCTTCCTGATGATGGCCTCCGGCATCACGACCGCCGCCTCGCTCGCCAACGCGTTCGCCGGCGACTACCTCGGCGCGCTGCTCGACGTGCCGCCCGCGCCCACCGCGATCGTCTTCATCGCGATCCTCACGCTGATCAACCTGCGCGGGGTGAAGGAGTCGCTGACCGCGAACCTGGTCGCCTCGGTGATCGAGGTGAGCGGCCTGGTCATCGTGATCGTCTGCGCCGCGATCTTCTTCGGCGGCGGCAACGGCGACGCGGCCCGCGTCTTCGAGTTCAACCCCGACGTCGCGCCGCTGCAGGGCGCGTTCGCCGCCTCCATCGTCGCCTTCTTCTCCTTCCTCGGCTTCGAGGCCGCGGCGAACATGGCCGAGGAGGTCCGCAACCCCTCGAAGGTCTACCCGCGCGCGCTGTTCGGCGCCCTGATCACCGCCGCCGTGGTCTACCTCCTGATCGCCCTGGGAGCCGTGATCGTGCTGCCGAACGAGGAGCTCGCGGAGTCGACGGGCCCGCTGCTCGACGTGGTCGCGGCCAGCGGAGTGGCGGTGCCGCCGTGGCTGTTCGGCCTGATCGCGCTCATCGCGATCGCGAACGGCGCGCTGCTGTTCATGGTGATGGCGAGCCGGGTGGGCTTCGGACTGGCGAAGTCGGGCCTGATGCCGAGCGCCTTCGGCCGCGTCCTGCCGAACCGCCGCACCCCCTGGGTCTCGATCGTCGTGGTCGGCGGGGTGACCATGCTGCTCAGCCTCGTCGGCGATGTCGGCACGCTGGCCGAGACGACCGTGCTGCTGCTGCTCCTGGTCTTCATCTCCGCGAACATCTCGGTGCTGGTGCTGAAGAAGGATCGCGTCGACCACCCGCACTACTCGGTGCCGCGCGTCGTCCCGGTCCTGGCGATCATCGCGAGCGTCGTGCTGCTGACGCAGCAGACCGGCGTGGTCTGGCTCGGGACCGCCGGCTACGTGGTCGTCGGGACGCTGCTGTTCCTGGCGACGCGCTTCGGCAAGAAGAAGCACGCGGAGCAGACCGCGGCGGCCGAGAGCGAGGACGCGGACCGCTCCTGA
- a CDS encoding GNAT family N-acetyltransferase, protein MSVSLAPFPLAELAEWMSVQRASYVADRMRAGDDEAAALRNADANDERLFPGGVLAPGHDVLRVLDDGRPVGVIWVGPHPQELEGVASIWDVEVDPSERGRGFGRAAMLLAEEHARSRGYRALALNVFGFNMTARGLYESLGYEPTSLQMRKELG, encoded by the coding sequence ATGTCCGTCTCCCTCGCGCCGTTCCCGCTCGCCGAACTCGCCGAGTGGATGTCCGTCCAGCGCGCGTCCTACGTCGCGGACCGGATGCGCGCGGGCGACGACGAGGCCGCGGCGTTGCGGAACGCCGACGCGAACGACGAGCGACTGTTCCCGGGCGGCGTCCTCGCACCGGGCCACGACGTGCTGCGGGTCCTCGACGACGGGCGCCCGGTCGGCGTGATCTGGGTGGGGCCGCACCCGCAGGAGCTCGAGGGCGTCGCCTCCATCTGGGACGTCGAGGTCGACCCGTCGGAGCGCGGCCGCGGGTTCGGCCGCGCGGCGATGCTGCTGGCGGAGGAGCACGCCCGCTCGCGCGGCTACCGGGCGCTCGCGCTGAACGTCTTCGGCTTCAACATGACGGCGCGGGGACTGTACGAGTCGCTCGGCTACGAGCCGACGTCGCTCCAGATGCGCAAGGAGCTCGGCTGA
- a CDS encoding nucleotide pyrophosphohydrolase, which translates to MPDDDVLDALRAFVREREWAQFHSPENLAKSISIESGELLECFQWGGSDLPAAIEELADVLTYCFLLADRLGVDPGAIVLDKLEKTRAKYPVEKARGRSEKHDRL; encoded by the coding sequence ATGCCCGATGACGACGTCCTCGACGCCCTCCGCGCCTTCGTCCGGGAGCGGGAGTGGGCGCAGTTCCACTCGCCGGAGAACCTCGCGAAGAGCATCAGCATCGAGTCCGGCGAGCTGCTCGAGTGCTTCCAGTGGGGCGGGAGCGACCTCCCGGCGGCGATCGAGGAGCTCGCGGACGTCCTGACGTACTGCTTCCTCCTCGCGGACCGGCTCGGGGTCGATCCCGGCGCAATCGTCCTCGACAAGCTCGAGAAGACGCGCGCGAAGTACCCGGTGGAGAAGGCGCGGGGTCGGAGCGAGAAGCATGACCGGCTTTGA
- a CDS encoding DUF2075 domain-containing protein, whose amino-acid sequence MTGFELERLPFDGDRVRAWGAADPRHRNWPVVYVLDSASEVYVGESLNAEARLRQHLDSPAKSRLDRVRVVFDDTFNKSACLDLESFLLRMLAGEGRLTVLNQNAGITDADYFDRASYRETFDEVFEVLRTQEHLFQRTLPEIVNSDLFKLSPFKALNHDQAVAVEDILEGLFADLESGERSTVVVQGDPGTGKTVVAIYLLKLLQDILRHDPEEPLDADSVFSEFFTPGHAELLATLRVGLVVPQQSLRGSISRVFTLTPGLSKDLVLTPFQVGESEEPFDLLLVDEAHRLSQRANQPSGPLNRKFIDINKRLFGEDSLEHTQLDWIRARSRHTILMLDTAQTVRPADLPATVTRAVLAEASAAGRLYPLRSQMRIAADKDYVGYVRAVLSDDPPRAREDFGEYDLRFFDDPSELRRAVVQRDREHGLSRLVAGYAWKWVTKTDKSAFDIVIGDESLRWNQTQRDWINSPGAIDEVGSIHTVQGYDLNYAGVIIGRDLRYDTVSGRIVFDRAHSFDKKGRENNKKLGITYSDEDLLSYVRNIYTVLLTRGIRGTYVYVCDEALREHLARCF is encoded by the coding sequence ATGACCGGCTTTGAGCTCGAGCGGCTGCCCTTCGACGGGGACCGGGTGCGCGCCTGGGGAGCCGCCGATCCCCGCCACCGCAACTGGCCCGTCGTCTACGTCCTCGACAGCGCCTCGGAGGTCTACGTGGGCGAGTCGCTCAACGCGGAGGCGCGACTGCGCCAGCACCTGGACTCGCCGGCCAAGAGCCGACTCGATCGCGTGCGGGTGGTCTTCGACGACACCTTCAACAAGTCGGCCTGCCTCGATCTCGAGTCGTTCCTCCTGCGGATGCTCGCCGGCGAGGGACGTCTGACCGTCCTCAATCAGAACGCCGGCATCACCGACGCCGACTACTTCGACCGCGCCTCTTACCGGGAGACGTTCGACGAGGTCTTCGAGGTGCTCCGCACCCAGGAGCACCTCTTCCAGCGGACGCTCCCGGAGATCGTCAACAGCGACCTCTTCAAGCTGTCGCCGTTCAAGGCGCTCAACCACGATCAGGCCGTCGCCGTAGAGGACATCCTCGAGGGGCTGTTCGCCGACCTCGAGTCCGGCGAGCGGAGCACCGTCGTCGTGCAGGGCGACCCGGGGACCGGGAAGACCGTCGTCGCCATCTACCTGCTGAAGCTCTTGCAGGACATCCTCCGGCACGATCCGGAGGAGCCGCTGGACGCCGACTCCGTCTTCAGCGAGTTCTTCACCCCGGGGCACGCCGAGCTGCTCGCGACGCTGCGGGTCGGACTGGTCGTGCCGCAGCAGTCGCTGCGCGGATCGATCTCGCGGGTGTTCACCCTCACGCCGGGGCTGTCGAAGGACCTCGTGCTGACGCCGTTCCAGGTCGGCGAGAGCGAGGAGCCCTTCGACCTCCTGCTCGTCGACGAGGCGCACCGGCTCAGCCAGCGCGCGAATCAGCCGTCGGGGCCGCTGAACCGGAAGTTCATCGACATCAACAAGCGCCTCTTCGGCGAGGACTCGCTGGAGCACACGCAGCTCGACTGGATCCGCGCGCGGAGCCGGCACACGATCCTGATGCTGGACACCGCGCAGACCGTGCGCCCGGCGGACCTGCCCGCGACAGTCACCCGAGCCGTTCTGGCGGAGGCGTCGGCCGCGGGTCGTCTCTACCCGCTCCGCTCGCAGATGCGCATCGCCGCCGACAAGGACTACGTCGGGTACGTGCGAGCCGTGCTGTCCGACGATCCGCCCCGCGCTCGCGAGGACTTCGGCGAGTACGACCTCCGCTTCTTCGACGATCCGAGCGAGCTGCGGCGGGCCGTCGTGCAGCGCGACCGGGAGCACGGCCTCTCGCGCCTGGTCGCCGGGTACGCGTGGAAGTGGGTCACGAAGACGGACAAGAGCGCGTTCGACATCGTGATCGGCGACGAATCCCTCCGCTGGAATCAGACGCAGCGCGACTGGATCAACTCCCCCGGCGCGATCGACGAGGTCGGCTCGATCCACACGGTGCAGGGCTACGACCTGAACTACGCGGGCGTGATCATCGGGCGGGACCTGCGCTACGACACCGTTTCGGGCCGCATCGTCTTCGATCGCGCGCACTCCTTCGACAAGAAGGGCCGCGAGAACAACAAGAAGCTGGGAATCACCTACAGCGACGAGGACCTGCTCTCGTACGTCCGCAACATCTACACGGTGCTGCTCACGCGCGGGATCAGGGGGACGTACGTGTACGTCTGCGACGAAGCGCTGCGCGAGCACCTGGCCCGCTGCTTCTGA